A section of the Rhizobium sp. Pop5 genome encodes:
- a CDS encoding MFS transporter → MLNRIDWTGTQPPKATEKGIWGWMFFDWAAQPFFTVVTTFIFGPYFVSRLTADPVSAQTTWSNMATISSVIIALLSPVLGSIADQSGSRKPWIGFFAIIKIASLFCLWFAAPGSPVIYPAIFMILASISAEFSIVFNDSMMPRLVPKEEIGRLSNTAWGLGYLGGMIVLIAVVTLLAANPESGKTILGLDPLFGLDPKTGEDARITGPISAVWYLIFILPMFFFTPDVRRGLPFISAVRFGLRELRNTLGELKERRGILRFLIARMIYQDGVNGLLILGGVFAAGMFGWATIEIGIYGIILNIVAILGCLLAGRIDKAVGSKTTVVISLTMLLLATLGIISTGPGYTLFGLMPLPTADSGGLFGTAAEKAYILYGLLIGLAFGPVQASSRSYLARSVSLEEAGRYFGIYALSGRATSFMATLLFSLVTYLSGSPRLGMATLILFLAGGLVLLVRTPYPADRA, encoded by the coding sequence ATGTTGAATCGTATCGACTGGACAGGAACACAGCCCCCGAAAGCCACGGAGAAGGGCATCTGGGGGTGGATGTTCTTCGACTGGGCGGCCCAGCCTTTTTTCACGGTGGTCACGACCTTCATCTTCGGGCCCTACTTCGTCTCGCGCCTGACCGCTGACCCGGTTTCCGCCCAGACGACGTGGAGCAACATGGCGACGATCTCTTCGGTGATTATCGCCTTGCTCTCGCCCGTTCTCGGCTCGATCGCCGACCAGTCCGGCTCCCGAAAACCCTGGATCGGCTTTTTCGCCATCATCAAGATCGCGAGCCTTTTCTGCTTGTGGTTCGCAGCCCCCGGTTCTCCGGTCATTTATCCCGCGATCTTCATGATCCTCGCCTCGATCTCGGCCGAGTTTTCGATCGTCTTCAACGATTCGATGATGCCGCGCCTTGTCCCCAAGGAGGAGATCGGCAGGCTATCCAATACGGCGTGGGGGCTCGGCTATCTCGGCGGCATGATCGTGCTCATCGCCGTCGTGACGCTCTTGGCGGCAAACCCCGAGAGCGGCAAGACCATCCTCGGTCTCGATCCGCTTTTCGGCCTTGATCCCAAGACCGGCGAGGATGCGCGCATCACCGGGCCGATCTCGGCTGTCTGGTACCTGATCTTCATCCTTCCGATGTTCTTCTTTACACCGGATGTTCGCCGGGGTCTTCCCTTCATCAGTGCCGTGCGCTTCGGCCTGCGGGAACTGAGAAACACGCTCGGCGAACTCAAGGAGCGCCGCGGGATCTTAAGATTCCTCATCGCCCGGATGATCTACCAGGACGGCGTCAACGGCCTGCTGATCCTCGGCGGCGTTTTCGCCGCCGGCATGTTCGGCTGGGCGACGATCGAAATCGGCATCTATGGCATCATCCTGAATATCGTCGCGATCCTCGGCTGCCTGCTGGCCGGCCGCATCGACAAGGCTGTGGGCTCGAAGACGACCGTCGTCATCAGCCTCACCATGCTGCTTCTCGCCACCCTCGGCATCATTTCGACAGGACCGGGTTATACCCTCTTCGGCCTGATGCCACTGCCGACAGCGGATTCCGGCGGTCTCTTCGGCACCGCGGCGGAAAAAGCCTATATCCTCTACGGCCTGCTGATCGGGCTCGCTTTCGGGCCGGTGCAGGCTTCGTCGCGATCCTATCTCGCCCGCAGCGTCAGCCTGGAGGAGGCCGGCCGCTATTTCGGCATCTACGCGCTTTCGGGCCGCGCCACGAGTTTCATGGCGACGCTGCTCTTCTCGCTGGTAACTTATCTGAGCGGATCGCCGCGGCTCGGAATGGCGACGCTGATCCTGTTCCTCGCCGGCGGCCTGGTGCTGCTGGTCCGCACGCCCTATCCGGCCGACCGCGCGTAG
- the purH gene encoding bifunctional phosphoribosylaminoimidazolecarboxamide formyltransferase/IMP cyclohydrolase gives MAVISKKIPAPDKVEIKTALLSVFDKTGVVELARSLSERGVRLLSTGGTYKAIAAAGLAVTDVSEITGFPEIMDGRVKTLHPTVHGGLLAIRDDNEHQEAMKKHGIEGIDLAVINLYPFEEVRAAGGDYPTTLENIDIGGPAMIRASAKNHAYVTILTDPADYAEFLEQLSAGDGKTAYAFRQRMAAKAYARTAAYDAMISNWFAEALSIDTPRHRVIGGALKEEMRYGENPHQKAAFYVTGEKRPGVSTAALLQGKQLSYNNINDTDAAYELVAEFLPEKAPACAIIKHANPCGVATGSSLVEAYRRALACDSVSAFGGIIALNQILDAETAEEIVKLFTEVIIAPDVTEEAKAIVARKPNLRLLSAGGLPDPRAAGLTAKTVSGGLLVQSRDNGMVEDLELKVVTKRAPTAQELDDMKFAFKVGKHVKSNAVVYAKDGQTAGIGAGQMSRVDSARIAALKAEEAAKALGLAVPMTKGSAVASEAFLPFADGLLSMIAAGATAVIQPGGSMRDQDVIDAANEHGVAMVFTGMRHFRH, from the coding sequence ATGGCCGTCATTTCCAAGAAGATCCCCGCCCCCGACAAGGTCGAAATCAAGACCGCCCTCCTCTCCGTCTTCGACAAGACCGGGGTCGTCGAACTTGCGCGCTCATTGTCGGAGCGAGGTGTGCGGCTGCTGTCGACCGGCGGTACCTATAAGGCGATCGCCGCTGCCGGCCTTGCCGTCACCGATGTCTCCGAAATTACCGGTTTTCCCGAAATCATGGACGGGCGCGTCAAGACGCTGCATCCGACGGTGCATGGCGGCCTGCTGGCGATCCGCGACGACAACGAGCACCAGGAGGCGATGAAAAAGCACGGCATCGAGGGTATCGATCTCGCCGTCATCAACCTTTACCCCTTCGAAGAAGTGCGCGCGGCCGGTGGCGACTACCCCACGACCTTGGAGAATATCGATATCGGCGGTCCGGCGATGATCCGCGCATCGGCCAAGAACCATGCCTATGTGACGATCCTGACCGATCCGGCCGATTATGCCGAGTTCCTGGAGCAGCTCTCCGCTGGCGACGGCAAGACCGCCTATGCCTTCCGCCAGCGCATGGCCGCCAAGGCCTATGCACGCACCGCGGCCTATGACGCGATGATTTCCAACTGGTTTGCCGAGGCGCTGTCGATCGACACGCCGCGTCACCGCGTCATCGGCGGCGCGCTCAAGGAGGAGATGCGCTACGGCGAAAACCCGCACCAGAAGGCGGCCTTCTATGTGACCGGCGAGAAGCGCCCGGGCGTTTCCACGGCTGCGCTTCTCCAGGGCAAGCAGCTCTCCTACAACAATATCAATGACACCGATGCCGCTTACGAACTCGTTGCCGAGTTCCTGCCGGAGAAGGCGCCGGCCTGCGCCATCATCAAACATGCCAACCCTTGCGGCGTTGCCACCGGATCGAGCCTGGTCGAGGCCTATCGGCGGGCGCTCGCCTGCGATTCCGTTTCGGCCTTCGGCGGCATCATCGCACTGAACCAGATTCTGGATGCCGAAACGGCCGAGGAGATCGTCAAGCTGTTCACCGAAGTCATCATCGCGCCCGATGTAACCGAAGAGGCGAAGGCGATCGTCGCCCGCAAGCCGAACCTGCGGCTTCTGTCGGCCGGCGGTCTGCCCGATCCGCGCGCTGCGGGCCTGACGGCGAAGACCGTTTCCGGCGGCTTGCTCGTCCAGAGCCGTGACAATGGCATGGTCGAGGACCTGGAACTCAAGGTTGTCACCAAGCGTGCGCCGACGGCGCAGGAACTTGATGATATGAAGTTCGCCTTCAAGGTCGGCAAGCATGTGAAATCGAATGCCGTGGTCTATGCCAAGGACGGCCAGACGGCTGGCATCGGCGCTGGTCAGATGAGCCGGGTCGATTCCGCCCGCATCGCCGCGTTGAAGGCCGAAGAGGCCGCCAAGGCGCTCGGCCTTGCGGTTCCGATGACAAAGGGCTCGGCGGTCGCTTCCGAAGCCTTCCTGCCGTTCGCCGACGGCCTTCTGTCGATGATCGCCGCAGGCGCGACTGCGGTCATTCAGCCCGGCGGTTCGATGCGCGACCAGGACGTTATTGATGCCGCCAACGAACACGGCGTCGCCATGGTCTTCACCGGCATGCGCCATTTCCGGCACTGA
- a CDS encoding heparinase II/III family protein gives MQSGRRFASMYVREAWRRALRRVALLRLKLSRHSIKPPERLIVAPTDLRSIDPHVADEILNGRFLLAGRMLETGGKSPFTFTLPSRPFAIRLHSFGWLRHMRANKTERSSAAARAIVDSWLSIHAGRMEGIAWEIDVTAQRVIAWLSHSPVVLQNADRGFYRRFMKSLAFQVRFLHRVAPYTLGGLELFRLRIALAMASVAMPTRASTLKRAAQALDREFDSQILADGGHVSRNPRVGLELLLDLLPLRQTYVNLGHDLPQKLISGIDRMYPALRFFRHQDGDLALFNGATSTLANELMSVLRYDETAGQPFKALPHSRYQRLAGGKTVIIADTGTPPSGGARRTAHAGSLSFEMSSGRHRFIVNSGSPKFAGHRYIQMARTTAAHSTVILNDTSSSRFSPSPFLGHAIIEPVKSVAVERAETEDGRDGIKLSHDGYLRAFGVLHERELTLNATGSIVTGRDRLVVQDGYQNDEPLKAVARFHIHPAIVLQQSDSESVLLMAPDGESWLFSAPGNEVLITEDIFFADSSGICGSDQIEIDFDLADKTEIRWFLSRKG, from the coding sequence ATGCAGTCCGGTCGGCGTTTTGCGAGCATGTATGTTCGGGAAGCTTGGCGGCGCGCCTTGCGCCGCGTCGCGTTGCTGCGCCTGAAGCTCTCCCGCCATTCGATCAAGCCGCCCGAGCGCCTGATCGTCGCGCCGACCGACCTTCGCAGCATCGACCCGCATGTGGCCGACGAGATCCTCAACGGACGTTTTCTGCTCGCCGGGCGCATGCTCGAAACCGGCGGGAAATCACCCTTTACCTTCACCCTGCCCTCGCGCCCTTTCGCGATCCGCCTGCACAGCTTCGGCTGGCTGCGGCACATGCGGGCGAACAAGACGGAGCGCAGTTCGGCCGCCGCCCGCGCGATCGTCGACAGCTGGCTTTCCATCCATGCCGGCCGCATGGAAGGGATTGCCTGGGAAATCGATGTGACCGCTCAGCGCGTCATTGCGTGGTTGTCGCATTCGCCCGTCGTGCTGCAGAACGCCGATCGCGGCTTTTATCGCCGCTTCATGAAATCGCTGGCGTTCCAGGTCCGGTTCCTGCACCGCGTGGCGCCGTATACACTGGGTGGGCTGGAACTGTTTCGGCTGCGCATCGCGCTCGCCATGGCTTCCGTCGCCATGCCGACCCGCGCATCCACGCTCAAAAGGGCGGCACAGGCGCTCGACCGCGAATTCGATAGCCAGATTCTGGCCGATGGCGGCCATGTCTCGCGCAATCCGCGCGTCGGTCTGGAATTGCTGCTCGATCTGCTGCCGCTGCGGCAAACCTACGTCAATCTCGGCCATGACCTGCCGCAGAAACTGATCTCCGGCATCGACCGCATGTATCCGGCATTGCGGTTCTTTCGCCATCAGGACGGGGATCTGGCGCTCTTCAACGGAGCGACTTCGACGCTCGCAAACGAGCTGATGTCCGTGCTCAGATATGATGAGACTGCCGGCCAGCCGTTCAAGGCTCTGCCGCATTCGCGCTATCAGCGGCTGGCCGGGGGAAAGACGGTGATCATCGCCGATACGGGCACGCCGCCTTCGGGAGGCGCGCGGCGCACGGCGCATGCCGGCAGCCTCTCCTTCGAAATGTCGTCCGGCCGCCATCGCTTCATCGTCAATTCCGGCTCGCCGAAATTCGCCGGGCACCGTTACATCCAGATGGCGCGCACGACGGCGGCGCATTCGACCGTCATTCTCAACGACACGTCCTCCAGTCGTTTTTCGCCCTCGCCCTTCCTCGGTCACGCGATCATCGAGCCGGTCAAATCAGTCGCCGTCGAGCGGGCCGAAACCGAGGACGGACGCGATGGCATCAAGCTCAGTCATGACGGTTATCTGAGGGCGTTCGGCGTGCTGCACGAGCGGGAGCTGACCCTCAATGCCACCGGCTCGATCGTGACGGGCCGCGACCGGCTTGTCGTCCAGGATGGATATCAGAATGACGAGCCGCTGAAGGCAGTCGCCCGCTTTCATATCCATCCCGCGATCGTCTTGCAGCAGAGCGACAGCGAGTCCGTGCTGCTGATGGCGCCGGACGGCGAAAGCTGGCTGTTCTCCGCGCCCGGCAACGAAGTGCTGATCACCGAAGACATCTTCTTTGCCGATAGCTCCGGCATTTGCGGTTCGGACCAGATCGAGATCGACTTCGATCTCGCCGATAAGACGGAAATCCGCTGGTTCTTGTCCCGCAAAGGCTAG
- a CDS encoding RsmB/NOP family class I SAM-dependent RNA methyltransferase, which translates to MVLNSDGTKKPFRKQKPSAPRSAPAKPGLQARAAAAKILAAVVDRKLPLDGALDHEHGNPAYKALGEGDRALVRAMLNTTLRHLPRIDAAIAALLDSPLPEGARALHHVLAIGAAQILYLDVPDHSAVDLAVEQANQDPRNRRFAKLVNAILRRLGREKDAVLEEIGKVAPMPAWFIARLEKAYGREVALAISESQLEPAAIDLTVKSDPEDWAKRLNGVVLPTGGVRLATFEGGIPSLEGFDEGAWWVQDAAASIPAKLFGDLSGKRAADLCAAPGGKTAQVILAGATVTALDQSESRLRRLRSNLDRLGLKAETIAADLTKFEPAQRFDAILLDAPCSSTGTTRRHPDVLWTKGPEDIARLAALQERLLRHALTLLKPGGTLVFSNCSLDPAEGEEVVARVLSDTEGLERVAIGAGDWPGLEAAITPLGEFRTLPTMLKMPDGFASGLDGFYAAVLRRTA; encoded by the coding sequence GTGGTCTTGAATTCAGACGGCACGAAGAAGCCATTCCGCAAACAGAAGCCCTCCGCTCCACGATCGGCGCCAGCCAAGCCCGGCCTGCAGGCGCGGGCCGCGGCGGCGAAAATCCTGGCGGCGGTCGTCGACCGCAAGCTGCCGCTCGATGGTGCGCTCGATCATGAGCATGGCAATCCGGCCTATAAGGCGCTCGGCGAAGGCGACCGGGCGCTTGTTCGCGCCATGCTGAACACGACGCTGCGCCATCTGCCGCGCATCGATGCGGCAATTGCCGCGCTCTTGGATTCGCCGCTGCCGGAAGGCGCGCGGGCGCTGCACCACGTTCTCGCGATCGGCGCGGCGCAGATCCTCTATCTCGACGTGCCCGATCATTCGGCCGTCGACCTTGCCGTCGAACAGGCCAATCAGGATCCGCGCAATCGCCGTTTTGCCAAGCTGGTCAATGCTATCCTCCGTCGTCTCGGCCGCGAAAAGGATGCGGTGCTGGAAGAGATCGGCAAGGTCGCGCCGATGCCGGCCTGGTTCATTGCGAGGCTGGAAAAGGCCTATGGCCGCGAAGTGGCGCTGGCGATTTCGGAGTCCCAGCTCGAGCCGGCGGCGATCGATCTGACCGTCAAATCCGATCCCGAAGATTGGGCAAAACGGCTGAACGGGGTTGTCCTGCCGACCGGCGGGGTGCGTCTTGCGACCTTTGAGGGCGGCATTCCTTCGCTCGAGGGCTTCGACGAGGGCGCATGGTGGGTGCAGGATGCGGCGGCGAGCATTCCGGCCAAGCTTTTCGGTGATCTCTCCGGCAAGAGAGCCGCCGATCTCTGTGCTGCGCCTGGCGGCAAGACGGCGCAGGTCATCCTTGCCGGCGCCACCGTCACCGCCCTCGATCAATCGGAAAGCCGGCTCAGACGGCTGCGATCGAATCTCGACCGGCTCGGCCTGAAGGCGGAGACGATCGCGGCGGATCTCACGAAATTCGAACCGGCGCAGCGCTTCGACGCGATCCTGCTGGATGCCCCCTGCTCCTCAACCGGGACGACCCGGCGCCATCCCGACGTGCTCTGGACCAAAGGTCCCGAGGACATTGCCAGGCTGGCCGCGCTGCAGGAGCGGCTGCTGCGTCACGCGCTGACATTGCTGAAACCGGGCGGCACGCTGGTTTTCTCGAATTGCTCTCTCGACCCCGCCGAGGGCGAGGAGGTCGTCGCCCGCGTTCTTTCCGATACGGAGGGGCTTGAGCGTGTGGCGATCGGCGCTGGCGACTGGCCCGGTCTTGAAGCGGCGATCACGCCGCTCGGCGAGTTCCGCACGCTTCCCACGATGCTGAAAATGCCTGACGGTTTTGCCTCCGGCCTCGACGGCTTCTATGCAGCCGTGCTGCGACGAACAGCCTAA
- the htpX gene encoding zinc metalloprotease HtpX produces the protein MNLVRTAMLLAFMTALFMFVGFLIGGRAGMMIAFLIAAGMNFFSYWNSDRLVLSAYRAQEVDERNAPEFFRIVRDLVRNAGLPMPKVYLYDSPQPNAFATGRNPENAAVAASTGLLRALSPEEVAGVMAHELAHIQNRDTLTMTITATLAGAISMLGNFAFFFGGNRENNNNPLGFVGVLVAMIVAPLAAMLVQMAISRTREYSADRRGAEICGNPLWLASALGKIARGAAQVPNEDAERNPATAHMFIINPLSGERMDNLFSTHPNTENRIAALQEMAQGGMNVSTGPVRAANPSRKSRSVPNTGRGGSQPPKGPWS, from the coding sequence ATGAACCTCGTTCGCACTGCCATGTTGCTTGCCTTCATGACGGCGCTTTTCATGTTTGTCGGCTTCCTGATCGGCGGCCGGGCAGGCATGATGATTGCATTCCTCATTGCCGCCGGCATGAATTTCTTCTCCTACTGGAACTCCGATCGTTTGGTGCTTTCGGCCTATCGCGCCCAGGAGGTCGATGAGCGCAATGCGCCGGAATTCTTCCGGATCGTGCGCGATCTCGTCCGCAATGCCGGGCTGCCGATGCCGAAGGTCTATCTCTATGATAGCCCGCAGCCGAACGCGTTTGCTACCGGCCGTAATCCTGAAAACGCCGCGGTCGCTGCCTCGACAGGTCTTCTAAGGGCATTGTCTCCCGAGGAAGTTGCCGGCGTGATGGCGCATGAGCTTGCCCACATCCAGAACCGCGACACGCTGACCATGACGATCACCGCAACGCTTGCCGGCGCGATCTCGATGCTCGGCAACTTCGCCTTCTTCTTCGGCGGCAACCGCGAGAACAACAACAATCCGCTCGGCTTCGTCGGGGTCCTCGTCGCCATGATCGTGGCGCCGCTCGCCGCCATGCTGGTGCAGATGGCGATCAGCCGCACCCGCGAATATTCGGCGGACCGACGCGGCGCCGAGATCTGCGGCAATCCGCTCTGGCTCGCCTCGGCGCTCGGGAAGATTGCGCGGGGTGCCGCCCAGGTGCCAAACGAAGATGCCGAGCGCAATCCGGCGACGGCGCATATGTTCATCATCAATCCGCTCTCCGGGGAGCGCATGGACAACCTGTTTTCGACCCATCCGAACACGGAAAACCGCATCGCCGCGCTGCAGGAGATGGCACAGGGTGGCATGAATGTCTCGACGGGACCGGTTCGTGCTGCTAATCCGTCGCGCAAATCGCGCTCTGTTCCGAATACGGGTCGCGGTGGTTCGCAACCGCCAAAAGGTCCGTGGTCTTGA
- a CDS encoding DUF1674 domain-containing protein, translating to MQEADNDNSETAATEGSEPPRKMLSPAAKRALAEAEERRKNQKPLELPPETGGRGGAEPARFGDYEINGRAIDF from the coding sequence ATGCAGGAAGCCGATAACGACAATAGCGAAACCGCGGCAACCGAGGGATCGGAGCCGCCGCGCAAGATGCTGTCGCCGGCTGCCAAACGTGCCCTTGCCGAAGCCGAGGAACGGCGGAAGAACCAGAAGCCTCTCGAATTGCCGCCGGAAACCGGCGGCCGCGGGGGAGCTGAACCGGCGCGCTTCGGGGACTATGAGATCAATGGCCGGGCGATCGATTTTTGA
- the acs gene encoding acetate--CoA ligase, producing MSEKIYPVQKPVKARALIDKDKYLKWYEESVENPDKFWGKHGKRIDWFKPYTKVKNTSFTGKVSIKWFEDGQTNVSYNCIDRHLKTNGDQVAIIWEGDNPYVDNKVTYNELYEHVCRMANVLKKHGVKKGDRVTIYMPMIPEAAYAMLACARIGAVHSVVFGGFSPEALAGRIVDCESTFVITCDEGVRGGKPVPLKDNTDTAIHIAARQHVIVEKVLVVRRTGGKTGWAPGRDLWYHQEVASVKAECPPVKMKAEDPLFILYTSGSTGKPKGVLHTTGGYLVYASMTHEYVFDYHHGDVYWCTADVGWVTGHSYIVYGPLANCATTLMFEGVPNFPDQGRFWEVIDKHKVNIFYTAPTAIRSLMGAGDEFVTRSSRSSLRLLGTVGEPINPEAWEWYYNVVGDKRCPVIDTWWQTETGGHMITPLPGATDLKPGSATTPFFGVKPQLVDNEGKVLEGAADGNLCITDSWPGQMRTVYGDHERFIQTYFSTYKGKYFTGDGCRRDADGYYWITGRVDDVLNVSGHRLGTAEVESALVSHNLVSEAAVVGYPHPIKGQGIYCYVTLMAGHEGTDTLRQELVKHVRAEIGPIAAPDKIQFAPGLPKTRSGKIMRRILRKIAEDDFGALGDTSTLADPAVVDDLIANRQNKVTA from the coding sequence ATGTCGGAGAAGATCTATCCGGTGCAGAAGCCGGTGAAGGCGCGTGCCCTGATCGATAAGGATAAGTACCTGAAATGGTACGAGGAAAGCGTCGAGAACCCGGACAAGTTCTGGGGCAAGCACGGCAAGCGGATCGACTGGTTCAAGCCCTATACCAAGGTCAAGAACACGTCTTTTACCGGCAAGGTCTCGATCAAGTGGTTTGAGGACGGCCAGACGAACGTCTCCTATAATTGCATCGACCGCCATCTGAAAACCAATGGCGACCAGGTGGCGATCATCTGGGAAGGCGACAACCCCTACGTCGACAACAAGGTCACCTATAACGAGCTCTACGAGCATGTCTGCCGAATGGCGAACGTCTTGAAGAAGCACGGCGTCAAGAAGGGCGATCGCGTCACCATCTACATGCCGATGATCCCGGAGGCGGCCTATGCGATGCTTGCCTGCGCCCGCATCGGCGCGGTGCATTCGGTCGTCTTCGGCGGTTTCTCGCCCGAAGCGCTGGCCGGGCGCATCGTCGACTGCGAGTCCACCTTCGTCATCACCTGCGACGAAGGCGTGCGTGGCGGCAAGCCGGTGCCGCTGAAGGACAATACCGATACTGCAATTCATATTGCAGCACGCCAGCACGTGATCGTGGAGAAGGTTCTGGTCGTTCGCCGCACCGGCGGCAAGACCGGCTGGGCGCCCGGCCGCGACCTCTGGTATCATCAGGAGGTCGCCAGCGTGAAGGCGGAATGCCCGCCGGTGAAGATGAAAGCGGAAGATCCGCTCTTCATCCTTTATACGTCGGGCTCGACAGGCAAGCCGAAGGGCGTGCTGCACACCACGGGCGGCTACCTCGTCTATGCCTCGATGACGCATGAATATGTCTTCGACTACCATCACGGCGACGTCTACTGGTGCACGGCCGATGTCGGCTGGGTCACCGGCCACTCCTATATCGTCTATGGGCCGCTTGCGAATTGCGCAACGACGCTGATGTTCGAGGGCGTGCCGAATTTCCCCGACCAGGGCCGGTTCTGGGAAGTCATCGACAAACACAAGGTCAATATCTTCTATACCGCGCCGACGGCGATCCGCTCGCTTATGGGTGCAGGCGACGAATTCGTCACGCGGTCCTCGCGCTCCTCGCTGCGCCTGCTCGGCACTGTGGGCGAACCGATCAACCCGGAAGCCTGGGAATGGTACTACAACGTCGTCGGCGACAAGCGCTGCCCCGTCATCGATACCTGGTGGCAGACGGAAACCGGCGGCCATATGATCACGCCGCTGCCGGGCGCCACCGATCTGAAGCCCGGTTCGGCGACGACACCGTTCTTCGGCGTCAAGCCGCAGCTGGTCGACAATGAAGGCAAGGTGCTGGAGGGTGCCGCCGACGGCAATCTCTGCATCACCGACAGCTGGCCGGGCCAGATGCGCACGGTCTATGGCGATCACGAGCGCTTCATCCAGACCTATTTTTCCACCTACAAGGGGAAATATTTCACCGGCGACGGCTGCCGGCGCGATGCCGACGGCTATTACTGGATCACCGGCCGCGTCGACGACGTGCTCAACGTCTCCGGCCACCGGCTGGGGACCGCGGAAGTGGAATCGGCGCTCGTCTCGCACAATCTGGTTTCGGAAGCGGCCGTCGTCGGTTATCCGCATCCGATCAAGGGCCAGGGCATCTATTGCTATGTGACTTTGATGGCCGGCCACGAAGGCACCGATACGCTTCGCCAGGAGCTGGTGAAACATGTCCGCGCCGAAATCGGGCCGATCGCTGCCCCCGATAAGATCCAGTTCGCGCCGGGCCTGCCGAAGACCCGTTCCGGCAAGATCATGCGCCGCATCCTGCGCAAGATCGCCGAAGACGATTTCGGCGCTCTCGGCGACACTTCGACGCTCGCCGATCCCGCTGTCGTCGACGATCTGATCGCCAACCGGCAGAACAAGGTGACTGCTTAA